In the genome of Mytilus edulis chromosome 14, xbMytEdul2.2, whole genome shotgun sequence, the window TAACCTCAATCAAGAGGAAAATGTACTCGTGTTTAAACAAGTGCAACAATTTTTGGTAGATTCGAAGCGTTTTGGCTAATAGCGTCGTTCGTGCATGACAAAGATCGTAATTGGGTGAGACAGTCTTGACAAAGTCCTGTAAACACACTCCGCCgccggtacatatatatataggaaagatctgatgaaaaaaaaatctacttttttatttgcagttatttccctttatcttttttctacagggagacggattaatataagggaaaccttgtttccgaatccttttgtaatatgttatcactgtatttatatgtgtatgccatgtacatgattttttgaaataaaatatgtttaaagtaaagTAAAATATAGATAACTAATTAAGCAGTGACGGATCcaggaagggggggggggggggggggggggttccgggggttggaacctccccctttttttggccgatcaatgcatttgaatgggagcatatagttggaacccccccccccccctttactctgggttagggaccccccccttttaaaatggctggatccgccactgctaattaagatttattttatgaaacatttaaaaaatattgtaaaggCAAAAGGGGAGGTTTGTTCTCGCGTTAAACTGTTTGAAACTCAAGACATTTAATACAAAGTTGGACCATGTGCTGTTTGGTGTTGCTGTCTTCGTGTATGCGCATATTATTTTCAAGCAGAGTTTAGTTTTGACGTGTTGGTTGACGTGTTCTGTTGAAATGTTTGTCATCTTTAATTCTTGTCATCCTTTGTGTGTATTGTGTATACTCACAAAGAGAGGGGGAAAATATCAATACCGATGAGCGAAATAAACGCAGAAGTTGAAAAAGAACATaattagttgcatgattttttttattagttgttagtggctttgaactagctgtcagataactgcgagtactctcatatctgttcattgtgtctttttgtgtcgggatgtataagtaccgggccacgtccacttgtatttttgtccatctgatgagttaagcctttttcaactgattgttatagttcgttcttatgttgtactgttataccactgtcccaggttagggagagggtagggatcccgttaacatgtttaaccccgccacattatttatgtatgtgcctgtcccaaatcaggagcctgtaattcagtggttgtcatttgtttgcacgttacatatttgtttttcgttcatttttatttacaaaaataagtccattagttttctcgtttgaattgttttacattgtcttatcggggccttttatagctgactatgcggtattggctttgctcattgttgaaggccgtacggttacctatagttattaatgtctgtgtcattttggtcttttgtggatagttgtctcattggcaatcataccacatcttcttttttatatataatgcgTTCTAAGATGTGTGacctaaattttcaaaaatatcattggatttaacaaaaaatattatatcaaaagAAGTGAAATAATATGTATCTAGTTGATTTTGTTGTACTTACCTCGGAGATATAGATACCAATATATGTCAAACCTATTGAAAAGGGTGCGTTTGGTAAATTGTTATACCGTATGTCTacctgaaatagaaaaaaaaatattcaaatatgacACCCATTAAAAGATCaggttaattaaaaaaatgtagatTTCGGAAATTAGTagggcgttcattatcactgaactagtatatatttgtttagggggccagctgaaggacgcctccgtgtgcgggaatgtctcgctacattgaagacctgttagtgaccttctgctgttgttttttctatggtcgggttgttgtctctttgacacattccccgtttccattctcaattttagatatatgatacataaacaataaaaaaaaaatgaggagaTGTGATATAATGTGGTAATGAAACAGCTAACCACGAAAGCTAAAAACAATCGTAGGGCCTTCAGCGGTTACCATAAATGTATTTAGCCTAATTTTTTTTCGGTAAGGTAAGTGATTCTAAATCATGTCTTGTATATATAATGGTTTGGACAGTTATGTGCCTGTTATTGCCATAATGTTGTCAGTCTGTCCACAACTGATGATTGCCTAATTGTTATAAATTCTTTTCTATTTTCACTCCAAGAATCAGTTATTTCATTagtttttgtatttgatgtttatatCTAGTAAACAACTTATGCAATTCGTTGCATCTCACTATCAAACAAACCAATAAGGTCCCAAAACTATAAATCTAAGTATCGTTTAGTTTAAAAACAATGTCTCGCTTGATAATAAAGCTAAGACCCGTTTGGTTTTAAAGCGACTTCTCTCGTGGGTAGTCAGTCAGACTTTCAGACAAAATGGTTGCTGCCCAATCATGTTAGTTTATTATCTTACCCCATTAATCATGAATGCATAATATGTGTTAATTCTATCCATAGCAATTGTTTTATTCTGTTCACTCTCGTCCATCCAACTGAAAAAGAAAACCATGATAAAAAGTTTTACAATTCAACAATATaatgtactttatttggccttttttacattttttttttaattcactgatgagtcttttgtagacgaaccgCGCGGTTGGCGTTAAtactaaatttcaatcctggtatctatgataagtttatatatgtattaaTCTTTAATCTTTTGGGGGGTATTTTAGATATGCCTGTCGAATGTCATATGATTCAATCCCGTGTAGCCGATATTTCGGTGTGACATGCATTTACGGTTTATATAGAGTAATCTATCAAAGATCTATCACTAACAtccaataaaacaaaataagaagGAAAAAGGGGGAAAAAAGCACATAACAATATCCCTAATAGTTCCACAGTTTTATTCTAATATCTATTCTTAACTTAGATGATTTCAGATGTGATCTATTAATATACAAGACCACGAAGAAACTGCTGAATgcagaaaaacaaaaacagttttcATGCTCAAAATACCATGAGCAATGATGGAACAACTATACATATAATTTGTAGTTTATGGGCCAGCTGCAGCCTGCATCCGGGAGCGTGAATTTCGCGCTGTGTAGAGGAACTATTGAGGAACTattgtttgccttggtttttttttttttttttgctctttggtcgagttgtctCTCCGACTCATTTTACCGTTTCAATTATCATTCATATAACCGTATGAATAAAGGTACATTTAGGtcacatagaaaaaaataatgtctgttaatgatatttttaacaaatatatagcAAACGTACTTTTTATATACTCTCATAAATACTTACAATTTAAAAACTGAATAATCTATGACTAGAAATATTTCTATGGCATATCTAAATGTTTGTCTTTTGAACCTTTGGTTACTGTCTGTTTGACTATTGTAAGAAACATTACCTATAATGAATGGAAAGCTGCTTGTAAGAATATGTCAGGTAACACGAATCTGAGGAATTGATATGAAGTTTAATCTTAAAATTGATCGTTTCTTAAGTCCAGTATAATAAACCTTCGATTACCAAACAATGTACGACTGTTGTTATCCTGTACACTATATTCGTGTTTTAAATGTGTGTTTGTGGCGAGATCTTACATAGTAGgaatatatacaaaagaagatgttttattattgccaatacctgttatctgtattttcaaaaaatcataacGACCATCTATTATTGATTGTTTTTGACAAGCGGCAATGTTAAGATATCTCTTGCGATTGTTGTAGATTTTGAAGCAGAACACAATCTAAGTATAAGAAGTTCTTCGCACTTGCTCCTTGATTTGTCGCGAGCGTCATATTAACAACGAGGCGCAAGTACAAGAACTAATTTTGATTAGATTAAGCAGAACATTGCTTCAATTTCAATTACATCTAAGTTTATATTTCGCGATGCTTCTCTTTTCGATATGTTCGTGCATTTTAATTCAATAAAAAGGCACATTAACTTATTAATATGCAATTCATTTCAATATGTATAAAAGGAAATGTGGGAACAGCAACCCTATTTCATATTATCAAAGATttggatattttatttatttccgtAAATGCTTTTCTGTGTGATTTTTACCCTatggttttcttttttatttcttaccCTATAGTTTTCTATTTGATTTTCACCCTACCGTTTTCCATGTGATTTCTACCCTATGGTTTTCTTTTTGGCTTTTTAccctatgttttttttatatttttccctATGGTTTTCTATGTGATTTTTACCCTATGGTTTTCTTTTTGGCTTTTTaccctatgttttttttttatatttttccttaTGGTTTTCTATGTGATTTTTACCCTATGGTTTTCTATGTGATTTTTACCCTATGGTTTTCTATGTGATTTTTACCCTATGGTTTTCTATGTGATTTTTACCCTATGGTTTTCTATGTGATTTTTACCCTATGGTTTTCTATGTGAATTTAACCCTATGGTTTTCTATGTAAATTTAACCCTATGGTTTTCTATGTGATTTTTTTACCCTATGGTTTTCTATGTAAATTTAACACTATGGTTTTCTATGTGAATTTAACACTATGGTTTTCTATGTGAATTTAACCCTATCGTTTTCTATGTGAATTTAACCCTATGGTTTTCTATGTGAATTTAACCCTATGGATTTCTATGTGAATTTAACACTATGGTTTTCTATGTGAATTTAACACTATGGTTTTCTATGTGAATTTTACCCTATGGTTATCTATGTGATTTTTACCCTATGGTTTTCTATGTGATTTTTACCCTATGGTTTTCTATGTGATTTTTAACTTATGGTTTTCTATGTGATTTTTACCCTATGGTTTTCTATGTGATTTTTACCTTATGGTTATCTATGTGATTTTTACCCTATGGTTTTCTATGTGATTTTTACCCTATGGGTTTCTATGTGATTTTTACCCTATGGTTTTCTATGTGATTTTACCCTATGGTTTTCTATGTGATTTTTACCTTATGGTTATCTATGTGATTTTTACCCTATGGTTATCTATGTGATTTCTACCCTATGGTTTTCTATGTGATTTTTACCCTATGGTTTTCTATGTGATTTTTACCCTATGGTTTTCTATGTGATTTTTACCATATGGTTTTCTATGTTAATTTAACACTATGGTTTTCTACGTGATTTTTACCCTATGGTTTTCTATGTCATTTTTACCCTATGGTTTTCTATGTGATTTTTACCCTATGGTTTTCTATGTGATTTTTACCCTATGGTTATCTATGTGCTTTTACCCTATGGTTTTCTATGTGATTTTTACCTTATGGTTATCTATGTGATTTTTACCCTATGGTTATCTATGTGATTTTTACCCTATGGTTTTCTATGTGATTTTTACCCTATGGTTTTCTATGTGATTTTTACCCTATGGTTTTCTATGTTAATTTAACGCTATGGTTTTCTATGTGATTTTTACCCTATGGTTTTCTATGTTATATTACCCTGTGGTTTTCTATGCGATTTTTTACCCTATGGTTTTCCAACTTTCTAATTTGCAACGTAATCACATACGTGCACTCTCGACATAGACTCGTTCAAGGTTTTCATATATAATCAACGCATtcgtttattaataataaatgattAAAGTAGACCAAACACCCTTTGTTACACATGTTTATCATTcacttttaatcttttttaacttttgaCGATCTATTTAATCCTCAATCAtttcatttatacatttaaaattagtATACCACAACAGATATGATTACCTGTTTAAATTCTTTTCAAAATCCACTTTTAAAAGAAACGTTGCATAACTTATTTATGGGTCATTAAAATTCTTTGCATGTCAACCAACAATGGTGTAGtggtgaaaataaatataaattattgcATGTTGTAAATCAAAGATTTACCATTGTAAGATCAATTGGTTGCTATAAATAAACATTGTATACTAAGTGCCATGTTTATACTATCGTATGCGATGAAGATATAATCCACATTGCATTTGTGAAGGCGGGAGAAATAATAATGATTCAGTTGTTGAATGATTATGAAATGATTGACTTATTGACTAATTGATAAAATAGCTGATTCATTGATTTgttaaattaattaattacttgatcgattgattaattAGTTACCTGATTGACAGAtgaattaattaattgattgattgattgatcacatTCATCCAAAGTGAGATCAGACAAACGAAACCTGAAATTTATTCAGCGTCAATTTCCTGAACAATTTGTTATAAAATGACCGAAAATTGAAATGCACGTGTATATGTACATTCAGTAGAGGAAAGTTCAGGTACAATTAGAAGAAGAGAAATTGAAGTAAAAGTACtattggaattttggtcctcaatgctcttcaacttcgtactttgttcggcatttttaacttttttgggattcgagcgtcactgatgagtcttttgtagacgaaacgcgcgtctagcgtttatacaaaatttagtcctggtatctatgatgagtttattggtaCAATGACACAGAATACCAATATCGTATTCTACCATCATGTTTAAATCCTgattatgcatgacatatttaCCGCTGGACGTTGTATAAATGGCATCAATACTGAACTGGATAATAAAGATTAAAAGATAAATTTCTCAGAAATAAAGCTGATACATTTCCTTATTATCTATCTTTTCCTGTTATTGATCGTGGAGATATGATATTGTACAAATAAAATCGGCGTTTCAAATTTCTAGTCTGAATATGACTATTATTATTAATAGCTGATTCAGTAAGTCATAACGACATAATGATAGATAattaatataatacatgtatataattataacaAATTTGATGAATACtctagatatttttattttaccatttggtTTCTGTTTATTATGTTAATCAGTTTCAGTTTTGATGAATCTCGGAAATGAAAACtattttaaatcaatgttttatacGTCCTGTTGCTCAGTATATAGCGGGATCGAACACGGTACAAGGTCATGTTAAGCTTGtcgttaaatttaaatttaaattcaaaaatttaaaacccATATATTACATCAAGTGCAACTTAGATAACGgagtcgtatatatatatatatattacagtagATTATGGATATAACAGTTGGATAAtgtaaaatatagacaaaaaagGAACAAAACTTGCTTTCACTATGGACGTCATTAAAGTAGTCACTACCGAACTTCCTGCTGTTGTTGGAATAGTAGAAAATGAGGATATTCTTTGGATCCATAATCCTCAAGAAAAAATACTTCAAAAAGTGAAAGTCAATGAAAATATAGATTTAATTCAAGAATTGACCGGTGTTAAAGTGTACGACATAGCGAAACTGGTTAATGATGAGGGATATTTATTGTCTATTTACAGTAGTAATATTCTTAAAATGTTAACTCCTAAAGGACAATTAAAAGCGTTGTCAAATATATCACCATTTCTTCCATTAGGAATTCATATCACTAAAGAAAACGATATTTTAGTAGGATTCCAGGAAAATGCCCCAACCTTTCCAATAACAGAAACATCTCGCAGAGGAATTAGAAAACTTGGTATGGACAGAAAAGTGAAATTTACTTTTGAATACGACAAAGACAAACGCAGGTTATTTACGTGTCCGTACCGTATAACAACGAATATTAACGGTGATATTTGTGTGTCTGACATTATCACTGCCGATAACTCTGGAAGAGTTACTGTTCTTGATAATGACGGCTCAGTGAAATGGAGTTATATAGGAAATCCAGATGTGAACGGTGGATGGAACAAATTTAACCCTGAAGGAATAGCTACGACCTCTCAAGGTCATATAGTCATTACTGACTGTAACAATCATGCTATACATGTTTTATCTATGAAAGGAGATGTGTTATTGTGCCAGAAAACATTGCAGCTTAACTTTATTGCTCCATGTAGTGTATGCATTGgagaaaatgacattttgaaaatCGGCTGTTCATCAACAAAAGGCAAAAGTGAAGCTCAACTAGTATTCCTTAATTTAAACATCGACACATATTGAAGACAACTTTCTTGTTCGGGTGAGGTAAACTTTACAATTCAGAAAAAATATTGCACAGCCTTAAGTTTCATATATTGCAAGATATTTACCATAGACTGTTGTTGAGAACAATAATTGTAAATCGTTGCTTAATGTTCGATCATGATATGCTTATGATATGAATGAAATGAGACTTTGATTATACGTTTGATAAGCGTGATATCACAAATATGGAATACTATTTATTACAATGGAAAAGTGTTTATTTGATATGTCAACCTAGTAGTCTCTAAGTCGACTTTAGATGTTACAACGTGAATTAGTTGTAGATGTTCACGCTCTtcctaattttacatttttcatgttacaaaacattttattgttttttagctCGAGATATATCTAATGTTCATCCGTATGACAATAGATCTTACACATTTCAATGGttcataattgtttgtttgttacattgatattgttTACGATTCCCAATATGCGTGTTATATAAGTGGGATTAAGTAATGTATATGACACTATAGAGAAAACAAGAAGAATAGCAAACAAAACGAACGATTGTCATATTACTCTCAGTCACGTTTTtttctacatcatgtacattgtcaGGACATTATACCATTGTTAAATTTTGATGAGGTTGATGCAATAATTTTTAACCCCAGAGATATGATACTCATCGAGGACAACGGCCGAGGGTGAATGTCATGTCTGTTGGTTTGATATTTCagttattaattttcttttattagcGAAAGATATTTAGCTGCTCCTTGTGTTCGTGCTAAATGTATCGACTGCTATGGCAGTTTCTAACTTCTTTTAGTAGAAGAGATGTTAAATTtatcaactttttaaaattacaacGAAATGTTGTTGGAAGAAAAACAAGAATCGTCCATGAGGTGTGATTGCCTATGATAAATGTGGTGTAGCCACAAAAAAACAAAGACATGATGTTATAAACCAACGGCATTGATATTGAATAGATACATAAGTATTTATAATACACGTTAGCTGTTCCAAATCTCATGATTTTTTTCTCGTTGTGAATATATAATAATCCTTATGCTTTCAACCAATGAGGAAAAGACATTTAATGGTCCCATAATTATATAACTATCGTACTTCCTAGACATGACGTAAAGTGAACAATTTTACAACAACGTCATAAGATTGATAGGCTGCCACAGAACAACATAGTGCTTCTTTCTAGCTTATTTGCCCTTTTTCATAAGGGTCaccaggaagatgtggtatgaatgctatTGAgaccaaaagagaccaaatgacacagaaatgaacaactatatgTAACCAggtaacaatgagtaaaacccgtACCACATACTGCCCTAATCATAAAGATATAAGATATTCCTTTCTAGATAtttgttctgtatttttgtgacaAGGTTTTGATGATCTTAGGGAAAGTTATCTGCACATACCTTGTACAATAAAATCATTAAAGGACATTAACGGATCTGGTTTAGTAATCTGGTGAATGATTCTATTCGTGGTATTATTCATGGTATTTATTGGAGATACGAAATATGTCTCTTCTCTCAGCGTGAATGATCCAGTC includes:
- the LOC139503906 gene encoding uncharacterized protein gives rise to the protein MDVIKVVTTELPAVVGIVENEDILWIHNPQEKILQKVKVNENIDLIQELTGVKVYDIAKLVNDEGYLLSIYSSNILKMLTPKGQLKALSNISPFLPLGIHITKENDILVGFQENAPTFPITETSRRGIRKLGMDRKVKFTFEYDKDKRRLFTCPYRITTNINGDICVSDIITADNSGRVTVLDNDGSVKWSYIGNPDVNGGWNKFNPEGIATTSQGHIVITDCNNHAIHVLSMKGDVLLCQKTLQLNFIAPCSVCIGENDILKIGCSSTKGKSEAQLVFLNLNIDTY